A genomic stretch from Nymphaea colorata isolate Beijing-Zhang1983 unplaced genomic scaffold, ASM883128v2 scaffold0673, whole genome shotgun sequence includes:
- the LOC116245468 gene encoding cyclin-U4-1-like produces MILTADLLEDLIEQEGSPCESIFNSSSPPAIPLVDFLRRLHKYTQFSPECLVIAIVYIDRYNMSQPEFSLNRLNAHKMVLAAVLLAAKFQDDFYYDNKAFEFAGGVNALHLHQLELELFQKLDYNLFVGEEDYQELEAKLYEVYAEPDEP; encoded by the coding sequence ATGATCCTCACTGCCGATCTTCTAGAGGATCTTATCGAACAGGAGGGCAGTCCATGCGAATCCATCTTCAACTCTTCCTCACCGCCAGCTATCCCCCTCGTCGATTTCTTACGCCGGCTCCACAAGTACACCCAATTCTCGCCTGAGTGTCTGGTGATCGCAATTGTGTACATCGACCGTTACAACATGAGTCAGCCTGAGTTCAGTCTCAACCGTCTTAACGCTCACAAGATGGTGCTTGCTGCAGTGCTCTTGGCGGCCAAGTTCCAGGACGATTTCTACTACGACAACAAGGCCTTTGAGTTCGCCGGTGGGGTCAATGCCCTCCATCTTCACCAGCTGGAGCTTGAACTCTTCCAAAAACTGGACTACAACTTGTTTGTTGGCGAGGAGGACTACCAAGAGCTAGAAGCAAAACTCTACGAAGTCTACGCGGAACCAGACGAGCCCTGA